In Pelosinus sp. UFO1, one genomic interval encodes:
- the trmB gene encoding tRNA (guanosine(46)-N7)-methyltransferase TrmB — protein MRLRRKPWVDAALEEYKDIVVIKEIPYGTYGKPDQERTNVHEHRKGHWHEVFGRNAPLHVELGTGKGKFITQLAEENPEINFIGIEAQQDVLYYAALKAREKNLTNVRLLVFDINQVLDIFAPGEVDRFYINFCDPWPKARHARRRLTHANFLDKYRLLLAKGGEIFFKTDNRPLFDFSLEQFAACNLEVNQVTFDLHKSDYQGNVMTEYETKFSGMGTSINRCEIKFP, from the coding sequence ATGCGACTAAGAAGAAAGCCGTGGGTAGACGCGGCCTTAGAAGAATATAAAGATATCGTAGTAATAAAAGAAATTCCCTATGGTACTTATGGAAAGCCAGATCAGGAGAGAACGAATGTTCATGAGCATAGAAAAGGGCATTGGCATGAAGTTTTTGGTCGAAATGCGCCTTTGCACGTTGAACTTGGAACAGGTAAGGGGAAGTTCATCACCCAGTTGGCAGAAGAAAATCCAGAAATTAATTTTATTGGAATTGAGGCCCAACAAGATGTTTTATACTATGCGGCCCTAAAGGCAAGGGAAAAGAACCTTACTAATGTTCGGTTGCTTGTTTTTGATATTAACCAAGTATTAGATATTTTCGCTCCAGGTGAGGTAGATCGATTCTATATTAACTTTTGTGATCCATGGCCTAAGGCGCGGCATGCTAGACGACGTTTAACCCATGCCAACTTCCTGGACAAGTATCGCCTACTACTAGCAAAGGGCGGAGAAATATTCTTTAAGACCGATAATAGGCCTCTATTTGATTTTTCATTAGAGCAGTTTGCAGCTTGTAATTTAGAAGTAAACCAAGTAACTTTTGATTTGCATAAGAGTGATTATCAAGGAAATGTAATGACAGAATATGAGACGAAATTTAGTGGCATGGGTACAAGTATTAATCGGTGTGAGATAAAATTTCCATAG